The following proteins are co-located in the Actinomycetes bacterium genome:
- the rpsH gene encoding 30S ribosomal protein S8, whose protein sequence is MTMTDPIADMLARLRNANSAYHESVSMPSSKIKVGIADILKQEGYIADYEVGEARVGQTLTISLKFGPSRERSIAGLRRVSKPGLRVYAKSTELPKVLGGLGIAIISTSGGLVTQRQAAKNKTGGEVLAYVW, encoded by the coding sequence ATGACAATGACAGATCCGATCGCAGACATGTTGGCGCGACTCCGGAACGCGAACTCCGCGTATCACGAGTCAGTTAGCATGCCGTCGTCGAAGATCAAGGTCGGGATTGCTGACATCCTCAAGCAGGAGGGCTACATCGCTGACTACGAAGTTGGCGAGGCTCGGGTTGGTCAGACACTGACGATCTCGCTGAAGTTCGGGCCATCACGCGAGCGCTCGATTGCTGGGCTGCGCCGGGTGTCCAAGCCCGGACTACGGGTGTACGCCAAGAGCACCGAGTTGCCGAAAGTACTTGGTGGTTTGGGTATCGCGATCATTTCTACGTCCGGAGGTCTGGTCACTCAGCGCCAGGCCGCGAAGAACAAGACTGGCGGGGAAGTCCTCGCCTACGTTTGGTGA
- the rplE gene encoding 50S ribosomal protein L5, with amino-acid sequence MPRLKEQYRSESIAALTEEFGYQNVMQVPKVEKVVVNMGVGDAARDSKLIEGAITDLTAITGQRPRVTRAKNSIAQFKLREGQPIGAKVTLRGDRMWEFLDRLLSLALPRIRDFRGLSSKQFDGNGNYTFGLTEQVMFHEIDADKIDRSRGMDITVVTTAQTDDEGRALLRQLGFPFKEK; translated from the coding sequence ATGCCCCGACTCAAGGAGCAGTACCGCAGTGAAAGCATTGCGGCGCTCACCGAGGAGTTCGGCTACCAGAATGTCATGCAGGTTCCCAAGGTCGAGAAGGTCGTGGTGAACATGGGAGTCGGTGACGCCGCCCGCGACAGTAAGTTGATCGAAGGTGCCATCACCGACCTGACTGCCATCACCGGCCAGCGGCCACGCGTCACCCGGGCCAAAAACTCCATTGCGCAGTTCAAACTGCGCGAGGGGCAGCCGATCGGCGCCAAGGTGACACTGCGCGGTGACCGGATGTGGGAGTTCCTGGATCGGTTGTTGTCGCTGGCATTGCCGCGAATCCGTGACTTCCGCGGCCTGTCTAGTAAACAGTTCGATGGGAACGGTAACTACACCTTTGGCCTCACCGAGCAGGTCATGTTCCACGAGATCGATGCCGACAAGATCGACCGGTCGCGAGGAATGGACATCACGGTGGTGACCACCGCCCAAACCGATGACGAGGGACGCGCGCTGCTGCGGCAGCTGGGCTTCCCGTTCAAGGAGAAATGA
- a CDS encoding adenylate kinase yields MVIMGPPGAGKGTQATVVAESFGIPHISTGAIFRENVGQGTELGREAKGYMDRGEYVPDSVVNGMVADRLAQPDTEPGFLLDGYPRTVDQLHELNRLLEAASRPLERAVEITVNTEEVIQRLLKRAETEGRADDTEDVIRRRMEVYAAETEPLIALYSDQGILVQVDGMGGIDEVSERILAALRG; encoded by the coding sequence ATGGTCATCATGGGTCCTCCCGGAGCAGGGAAGGGCACTCAAGCAACAGTCGTCGCCGAGTCTTTCGGCATTCCACACATCTCCACCGGTGCAATCTTCCGCGAGAACGTGGGTCAGGGCACCGAGCTCGGCCGCGAAGCCAAAGGTTACATGGACCGTGGTGAGTACGTGCCGGACAGCGTGGTCAATGGCATGGTGGCCGATCGGCTCGCACAGCCCGACACCGAACCAGGCTTTCTGCTCGATGGCTACCCTCGCACCGTCGATCAACTGCACGAGTTGAACCGACTGCTCGAAGCAGCGAGTCGTCCGCTGGAGCGTGCGGTGGAGATCACCGTCAATACCGAAGAGGTTATCCAGCGGCTGTTGAAGCGAGCCGAGACCGAAGGCCGAGCCGATGACACCGAAGATGTCATTCGGCGTCGGATGGAGGTCTACGCTGCCGAGACCGAGCCATTGATTGCGCTGTACTCCGACCAGGGCATCCTGGTACAGGTAGACGGCATGGGTGGCATCGACGAAGTGAGCGAGCGGATCCTGGCGGCGCTGCGCGGCTAA
- the rpmJ gene encoding 50S ribosomal protein L36, translating into MKVKPSVKPMCDKCRVIRRKGVVRVICDNPRHKQRQG; encoded by the coding sequence ATGAAGGTCAAGCCGAGCGTCAAGCCGATGTGCGACAAATGCCGCGTCATCAGGCGCAAAGGCGTTGTCCGAGTCATCTGTGACAACCCGCGGCACAAGCAGCGCCAAGGTTAG
- the rpmD gene encoding 50S ribosomal protein L30 — protein sequence MASLKVTQRRSVIGGTKAQRESMRSLGLKRIGDSVVKPDRPEIRGMVTTVSHLVEVEETD from the coding sequence ATGGCTTCGCTGAAGGTAACCCAGCGCCGATCGGTTATCGGTGGCACGAAGGCGCAGCGCGAAAGCATGCGCTCCCTGGGGTTGAAGCGGATCGGCGACAGTGTCGTCAAGCCGGATCGCCCCGAGATTCGCGGAATGGTCACGACCGTTTCGCATCTGGTGGAAGTTGAGGAGACAGACTGA
- the rpsE gene encoding 30S ribosomal protein S5, producing the protein MAAQRRGGERRERKDRGGRDDRNQYLERVVAINRVSKVVKGGRRFSFTALVVVGDGDGRVGVGYGKAKEVPAAIAKGVEIAKKSLFTVPRIQGTIPHPVMGEDSAGQVMLRPAAPGTGVIAGGPVRAVLECAGIADVLSKSLGSDNAINIVHATVSALRSLERPEQVAARRGLPLEDVAPEAMRRAMAEVKS; encoded by the coding sequence ATGGCAGCACAGCGTAGAGGCGGAGAGCGCCGGGAACGCAAAGACCGGGGTGGCAGGGACGACCGGAATCAGTATCTGGAGCGCGTGGTTGCGATTAACCGCGTTTCCAAGGTCGTCAAGGGCGGCCGCCGGTTCAGTTTCACCGCATTGGTGGTCGTCGGCGACGGCGACGGCCGGGTAGGTGTCGGCTACGGCAAGGCGAAAGAAGTGCCCGCGGCAATCGCCAAGGGTGTGGAGATCGCCAAGAAGAGCCTCTTCACGGTGCCTCGGATTCAGGGAACGATCCCGCATCCGGTGATGGGCGAGGACTCAGCGGGGCAGGTAATGTTGCGACCGGCTGCCCCCGGTACTGGTGTGATCGCCGGTGGTCCGGTGCGTGCAGTGTTGGAGTGCGCGGGTATCGCCGATGTGCTCAGCAAGTCGCTGGGTTCCGACAATGCCATCAACATCGTGCATGCCACGGTGTCTGCGTTGCGGAGCCTGGAGCGTCCGGAGCAGGTAGCAGCCCGTCGCGGACTGCCGCTGGAAGATGTCGCACCGGAGGCGATGCGCCGGGCAATGGCGGAGGTGAAGTCCTAA
- the infA gene encoding translation initiation factor IF-1, which yields MAKKDGAIELEGVVVESLPNAMFRVELDNGHKVLAHISGKMRMHYIRILPDDRVVVELSPYDLTRGRITYRYK from the coding sequence ATGGCCAAGAAAGATGGCGCCATCGAACTGGAAGGCGTTGTGGTGGAATCCCTGCCTAACGCAATGTTCCGGGTCGAGCTCGACAATGGCCACAAAGTCCTAGCGCACATCAGCGGGAAGATGCGGATGCACTACATCCGGATCCTGCCCGATGACCGTGTCGTTGTGGAGTTGTCTCCGTACGACCTCACCCGCGGTCGGATTACCTACCGGTACAAGTGA
- the rplF gene encoding 50S ribosomal protein L6, which produces MSRIGRLPVEIPSAVQVTVSGQQVMVKGPKGELSLAVSEPIAVEVADNEVRVARPDDERRSKQLHGLTRTLVNNMVVGVTEGYSKTLEVVGTGYRVQAKGNGLELALGFSHPINYEAPDGITFQVETPTRFHINGIDKQLVGEVAANIRKLRAPEPYKGKGVRYADEHIRRKAGKAGK; this is translated from the coding sequence ATGTCGAGAATTGGACGGCTACCCGTCGAAATCCCTTCTGCGGTTCAGGTCACCGTGTCTGGTCAACAGGTCATGGTGAAGGGCCCGAAGGGTGAACTCAGCCTGGCAGTCTCGGAACCGATCGCCGTTGAGGTCGCTGACAACGAGGTGCGCGTGGCTCGCCCCGATGATGAGCGCCGCAGCAAGCAACTGCACGGCTTGACCCGCACGTTGGTCAACAACATGGTGGTCGGTGTGACTGAGGGCTACAGCAAGACTCTCGAGGTTGTCGGGACCGGCTACCGGGTACAGGCGAAGGGCAACGGGCTTGAACTGGCTCTGGGCTTCAGCCATCCGATCAACTACGAGGCGCCGGACGGAATCACCTTTCAGGTGGAAACCCCGACCCGGTTCCACATCAATGGCATCGACAAACAACTCGTTGGTGAGGTTGCTGCCAACATTCGCAAACTGCGTGCTCCCGAGCCCTACAAGGGCAAGGGCGTGCGTTACGCCGACGAGCACATTCGCCGCAAGGCCGGGAAGGCAGGGAAATAG
- the rplX gene encoding 50S ribosomal protein L24: MSIRTGDEVQVIAGKDRGLEGKVLTVLSESDQVIVEGINRVTRHTRVGQDNRGAKSGGIVNQEAPIHVSNVMLIDPEDGRPTRVGFRREDVEKQRPDGSTYTGTRGVRYSKRTGKEV; the protein is encoded by the coding sequence ATGTCGATTCGCACCGGTGATGAAGTCCAGGTAATCGCAGGCAAAGACCGCGGCCTGGAAGGCAAGGTGCTCACAGTCTTGTCGGAGTCAGATCAGGTAATCGTTGAAGGGATTAACCGCGTCACTCGGCACACCCGAGTCGGGCAGGACAACCGCGGCGCCAAGTCTGGCGGCATTGTGAACCAGGAAGCCCCGATCCATGTGTCCAACGTGATGCTGATTGATCCCGAAGACGGCCGTCCCACTCGAGTGGGCTTCCGTCGCGAGGACGTCGAGAAGCAGCGTCCCGACGGGTCAACTTACACCGGCACCCGGGGAGTCCGGTACAGCAAGCGTACGGGCAAGGAAGTGTGA
- the rplO gene encoding 50S ribosomal protein L15: protein MIKQHHLRPAPGAKKAPTRKGRGEASKGKTAGRGTKGTKARGQVPAGFEGGQMPLHMRIPKLKGFTNPFRTEYQAVNVSRLGELFPDGGEVTIADLVAKGAVRANHPVKILGNGAIEVVVNVTATAASKSAVEKITAAGGSFTAG from the coding sequence ATGATCAAGCAGCATCACCTGCGCCCCGCTCCGGGTGCCAAGAAGGCGCCGACCCGCAAGGGCCGCGGCGAAGCTTCCAAGGGCAAGACCGCGGGTCGAGGTACTAAAGGTACGAAGGCCAGGGGTCAGGTTCCCGCAGGATTCGAGGGCGGTCAGATGCCGCTTCATATGCGGATTCCGAAGCTGAAGGGGTTCACGAACCCGTTCCGCACCGAGTACCAAGCCGTCAACGTTTCCCGGTTGGGCGAACTGTTCCCCGACGGCGGCGAGGTAACCATTGCTGACCTGGTGGCCAAGGGTGCGGTGCGAGCCAACCACCCAGTCAAGATCCTGGGTAATGGTGCTATCGAGGTTGTCGTCAACGTGACGGCGACTGCCGCATCGAAGTCCGCAGTCGAAAAGATAACCGCCGCTGGTGGTTCTTTCACCGCCGGCTGA
- the secY gene encoding preprotein translocase subunit SecY, giving the protein MLSAFAAAFRTPDLRRKLLFALGMIALFRLGSVVPVPGVDYTAVQRCVTLVQNQDLYALINLFSGGALLQLSVFALGIMPYITASIILQLLAVVIPRLEKLRKEGQAGQARITQYTRYLTVGLAVLQSASILALARTPGQLFQGCNERVIPDTSVSQMAVMVLTMTAGTATIMWLGELITDRGIGNGMSILIFCSIIAVMPQQFLSIYSQYGPLAFGLTLAVGVAVVALVVFVEQAQRRIPVQHGRNQVGRKFYGGASTYIPMKVNMAGVIPVIFASSILFVPTLIVNLSGSDGAIAQFVLQNFQSGTSPVYLLTFGLLTIFFCYFYVSITFNPTEVAENLNKSNGFIPGIRPGRPTAQYLEYVLSRLTAPGSLYLAAIAVLPVLAFGGLGVSSNFVFGGTSLLIMVGVGLDTVKQIESQLQQRNYEGFLR; this is encoded by the coding sequence GTGCTCAGTGCATTCGCTGCGGCGTTCCGGACTCCGGACCTACGCCGAAAGTTGCTTTTCGCCCTGGGAATGATTGCGTTGTTCCGACTCGGCTCCGTCGTGCCGGTTCCCGGGGTGGATTACACCGCGGTGCAGCGTTGCGTAACCCTGGTGCAAAACCAAGACCTGTACGCCTTGATCAACCTGTTCAGCGGTGGCGCGTTGCTGCAGTTGAGCGTGTTCGCGCTCGGCATCATGCCCTACATCACTGCATCGATCATCCTGCAGTTGTTGGCGGTCGTGATCCCTCGGCTGGAGAAGTTGCGCAAGGAAGGCCAGGCCGGCCAGGCCAGGATCACGCAGTACACCCGCTACTTGACCGTGGGATTGGCAGTGTTGCAGTCGGCCAGCATTCTGGCGTTGGCTCGCACCCCGGGCCAGCTCTTCCAGGGCTGTAACGAGCGGGTAATCCCGGACACGTCGGTGTCGCAGATGGCAGTAATGGTGCTGACCATGACTGCTGGCACCGCGACCATCATGTGGCTGGGTGAGTTGATCACGGATCGCGGTATCGGCAACGGTATGTCGATCTTGATCTTCTGCTCCATCATTGCGGTGATGCCGCAGCAGTTCTTGAGCATCTACTCCCAGTACGGTCCGTTGGCCTTCGGCCTCACCTTGGCGGTCGGTGTAGCGGTTGTTGCGTTGGTGGTCTTTGTGGAACAGGCCCAGCGTCGGATTCCGGTGCAGCATGGCCGCAATCAGGTAGGCCGAAAGTTCTATGGCGGCGCCTCCACCTACATTCCGATGAAGGTGAACATGGCTGGCGTGATCCCGGTGATCTTCGCGTCCTCGATCCTGTTCGTGCCGACGTTGATCGTGAACCTGAGTGGATCCGATGGGGCGATCGCGCAGTTTGTGCTGCAGAACTTCCAGAGTGGTACCTCGCCGGTCTACCTACTCACGTTCGGCTTGCTCACGATCTTCTTCTGCTACTTCTACGTCTCGATTACGTTCAACCCGACCGAGGTGGCCGAAAATCTGAACAAGAGCAACGGCTTCATTCCGGGTATCCGGCCGGGACGACCCACTGCGCAGTACTTGGAGTACGTGCTGAGCCGGCTGACCGCACCTGGTTCGCTCTACTTGGCGGCCATCGCAGTGCTCCCAGTATTGGCATTTGGCGGCCTCGGAGTCTCCTCAAACTTCGTATTTGGGGGCACCAGCTTGCTGATCATGGTCGGAGTCGGCTTGGATACGGTTAAACAGATCGAGTCGCAGCTCCAGCAGCGCAACTACGAAGGGTTCCTCCGCTAA
- the rpsD gene encoding 30S ribosomal protein S4: MARYTGPDCKRCRREKTKLFLKGSKCYTNCPLERKAYPPGMHGQARRPKESEYLLQMREKQKCARIYGVLEKQFRGYFAEASRRPGKTGENLLRILESRLDNVVYRAGFASSRDMARQLVLHGHFTVNGHKVDIPSYRVSPTDIVEVKASSRELTPFLAAINDAGLREVPGWLEAIPTQLRILIHSLPERQAIDTDVQEQLIVELYSK; this comes from the coding sequence ATGGCTCGATACACCGGACCCGACTGCAAGCGTTGCCGCCGGGAGAAGACCAAGCTGTTCCTCAAGGGCAGCAAGTGCTACACCAACTGCCCGCTGGAGCGGAAAGCCTATCCGCCGGGTATGCACGGCCAGGCGCGCCGCCCCAAGGAGTCAGAGTACTTGCTGCAGATGCGCGAAAAGCAGAAGTGCGCTCGTATCTACGGTGTGCTGGAAAAGCAGTTCCGTGGCTACTTCGCTGAGGCGTCTCGTCGTCCCGGCAAAACCGGCGAAAACCTGCTGCGGATCTTGGAAAGTCGCCTCGACAATGTTGTCTACCGGGCTGGCTTTGCCTCCTCGCGTGACATGGCGCGCCAGTTGGTGCTTCACGGCCACTTCACCGTCAACGGTCACAAGGTTGACATTCCGTCCTACCGGGTCAGCCCAACCGACATTGTCGAAGTGAAGGCTTCCTCCCGGGAGCTGACTCCCTTCCTAGCGGCGATCAATGATGCTGGTCTTCGCGAAGTGCCGGGTTGGCTGGAAGCGATCCCCACTCAGCTGCGCATCCTGATCCACTCACTGCCGGAACGGCAGGCGATCGATACGGACGTGCAGGAACAGTTGATCGTCGAGCTTTACTCGAAGTGA
- a CDS encoding type Z 30S ribosomal protein S14 produces the protein MAKKALVNKANGKQKFKVRGYTRCTRCGRPHSVYRKFGLCRVCFREMAHRGELPGITKSSW, from the coding sequence GTGGCGAAAAAAGCACTAGTCAATAAAGCGAACGGCAAGCAGAAGTTCAAGGTGCGCGGCTACACCCGTTGCACCCGTTGTGGCCGGCCGCACTCGGTATACCGCAAGTTCGGCCTGTGCCGCGTGTGCTTCCGCGAAATGGCGCACCGCGGCGAGTTGCCGGGCATCACAAAGAGCAGTTGGTAA
- the map gene encoding type I methionyl aminopeptidase — protein sequence MFRRPGAIERKSLEQLVKMRAAGLVVSDALQACTAAVRPGVTTAELDQVAADVIGAAGAEPSFLGYFGFPAVICVSVNDEVVHGIPGDRELVAGDLVSIDCGAIVSGWHGDAAVTVPVGEVAEELTALSEATRESLWEGICAAAVGGRLSNVGAAVEGSIREAGNEYGILRDYVGHGIGSQMHMAPSVANFGPPGKGPRLKSGMAIAIEPMVTLGSPEVSVLSDEWTVATDAGNPAAHWEHTIALTDRGPWVLTAPDGGAAELARRGIASPAQEWDGLR from the coding sequence GTGTTTCGCCGACCTGGGGCTATTGAACGAAAGTCCCTAGAACAACTTGTGAAGATGCGGGCCGCCGGTCTGGTTGTCTCCGACGCCCTCCAAGCTTGTACTGCTGCGGTACGCCCTGGGGTGACCACTGCAGAGCTGGATCAGGTGGCGGCAGATGTCATCGGTGCCGCCGGAGCCGAACCTTCTTTCCTCGGCTATTTCGGCTTTCCAGCCGTCATCTGTGTGTCGGTCAATGACGAGGTTGTCCATGGCATTCCAGGTGATCGCGAGTTGGTTGCTGGCGACCTCGTCTCGATCGACTGCGGGGCCATCGTGTCCGGTTGGCACGGCGATGCGGCAGTCACTGTGCCAGTCGGGGAGGTTGCTGAGGAACTGACAGCGCTGTCGGAGGCCACCCGCGAGTCACTCTGGGAGGGCATTTGTGCAGCCGCGGTAGGTGGCCGGCTGAGCAATGTGGGAGCGGCCGTGGAGGGCAGCATCCGAGAAGCCGGCAATGAGTACGGCATCCTGCGGGACTACGTTGGTCACGGCATCGGCTCGCAGATGCATATGGCTCCGTCGGTGGCCAACTTCGGCCCACCCGGCAAGGGGCCGCGTCTCAAGTCAGGTATGGCAATCGCTATCGAGCCGATGGTGACCCTGGGCAGCCCGGAAGTCTCGGTACTTTCCGACGAATGGACCGTCGCGACTGACGCCGGCAACCCGGCTGCGCACTGGGAACACACGATTGCGCTGACCGACCGTGGTCCCTGGGTATTGACCGCCCCCGATGGGGGTGCGGCGGAACTTGCCCGCCGCGGGATTGCCTCCCCCGCGCAGGAGTGGGACGGGCTACGGTAG
- the rplR gene encoding 50S ribosomal protein L18, with amino-acid sequence MAVVAKLGSGDPTRVGRQRRHTRVRKKVRGSAERPRMVVNRSARHLFVQIVNDDESRTLVSASTMEEGVRGSGDKTAQAKQVGDLIADRAKSAGIGAVVFDRAGNRYTGRIAALADAAREGGLDF; translated from the coding sequence ATGGCTGTAGTAGCCAAGCTGGGTTCCGGGGATCCGACCCGGGTCGGGCGGCAGCGCCGCCACACTCGCGTACGCAAGAAGGTGCGTGGCAGTGCCGAACGACCGCGCATGGTGGTCAACCGGTCCGCCCGTCATCTTTTTGTGCAGATCGTCAACGACGACGAGTCCCGCACACTGGTCTCCGCCTCCACCATGGAGGAGGGCGTCCGGGGTAGTGGCGACAAGACCGCGCAGGCCAAGCAGGTTGGCGACTTGATCGCCGACCGGGCCAAGTCCGCAGGTATTGGGGCGGTCGTGTTCGACCGCGCTGGTAACCGTTACACCGGCCGAATTGCGGCCCTGGCAGATGCCGCCCGTGAGGGCGGACTGGATTTCTGA
- the rpsK gene encoding 30S ribosomal protein S11: protein MPPKSSGAKKSRRKEKKNVAQGHAHIKSTFNNTIITITDPTGAVLAWSSAGQVGFKGSRKSTPFAAQMAAEAAARRAMDHGMRKVDVFVRGPGSGRETAIRSLQATGLEVGSISDVTPIAFNGCRPPKRRRV from the coding sequence ATGCCTCCCAAGAGCAGTGGCGCTAAAAAGAGTCGTCGCAAAGAGAAGAAGAACGTTGCCCAGGGGCACGCTCACATAAAGAGCACGTTCAACAACACCATCATCACCATTACGGATCCGACCGGAGCGGTGCTCGCCTGGTCCTCAGCTGGCCAGGTGGGTTTCAAGGGCAGCCGCAAGTCCACACCGTTTGCCGCACAGATGGCCGCTGAGGCCGCTGCACGACGCGCCATGGACCACGGCATGCGCAAGGTAGACGTATTCGTACGCGGTCCGGGCTCCGGTCGAGAGACTGCGATCCGCTCACTGCAGGCCACTGGCCTGGAGGTGGGCTCCATTTCCGACGTGACCCCAATCGCCTTCAACGGCTGCCGCCCGCCCAAGCGGCGCCGGGTTTGA
- the rpsM gene encoding 30S ribosomal protein S13, translated as MARLVGVDLPRDKRVEVALTYIYGVGRSRAKQALAETGIDPNLRVHDLGDPELIALRDWIEANLQVEGDLRREVQADIRRKVEIGCYQGIRHRRGLPVHGQRTHTNARTRKGPRKTVAGKKKA; from the coding sequence ATGGCACGTCTAGTCGGTGTTGACCTGCCCCGCGACAAGCGGGTCGAGGTAGCACTCACCTATATCTACGGAGTCGGAAGGTCGCGGGCCAAGCAGGCCTTGGCCGAGACTGGGATCGACCCCAACTTGCGGGTTCACGATCTCGGTGACCCCGAGTTGATCGCACTACGCGACTGGATTGAAGCGAATCTACAGGTCGAGGGTGACCTGCGTCGTGAAGTTCAGGCTGACATTCGCCGCAAGGTGGAAATCGGCTGCTACCAGGGAATCCGCCATCGTCGCGGGCTCCCAGTGCACGGCCAACGGACTCACACCAACGCTCGTACTCGCAAGGGTCCGCGCAAGACCGTCGCAGGCAAGAAGAAGGCCTAA
- the rplN gene encoding 50S ribosomal protein L14 gives MIQQESRLRVADNTGAKELLCIRVLGGSGRRYAGIGDEIVCSVKDAIPGGNVKKGEVVRAVVVRTRKQRRRPDGSYIRFDDNAAVVLKTDGELRGTRIFGPVGRELRDKKFMKIVSLAPEVL, from the coding sequence ATGATTCAGCAGGAGTCACGGCTTCGGGTGGCGGATAACACCGGCGCCAAGGAGCTGCTCTGCATCAGAGTGCTCGGCGGTTCCGGCCGGCGCTACGCCGGTATCGGTGACGAGATCGTATGCAGTGTCAAAGACGCCATCCCAGGTGGCAACGTGAAAAAGGGTGAAGTGGTGCGTGCCGTTGTGGTGCGCACTCGCAAGCAGCGCCGTCGTCCCGACGGTTCCTACATCCGATTCGACGACAACGCGGCAGTTGTGTTGAAGACCGATGGTGAGCTGCGCGGTACTCGTATCTTCGGCCCCGTGGGTCGCGAGTTGCGAGACAAGAAGTTCATGAAGATCGTCTCGTTGGCCCCGGAGGTGCTGTGA